In a single window of the Hydrogenobaculum sp. 3684 genome:
- a CDS encoding peptidase U32 family protein, with the protein MKKPEILSPVGHFEGLMSAIKAGADAVYMGLEKLNQRAGKGGFSKEDIKEIRLITKDHGIRQYITLNSIVFDEDLPYLEDVLDFLKEIEVDAVIAWDFSVVLGSIKRGLETHISTMASVSNHISGKFYKELGVKRIVPAKELDLNSIKSLKQNTGLEVEVFVHGSMCMAVSGRCFLSHEVFQKSGNRGECYQVCRHEFDIKVISKNSGTEYYLGSDYVMSAKDLLTINFADKLIWADAWKIEGRNKNPDYVYMTTKAYREARERILNNEWSQKGYQDLIDMLERVYHREWDGGFYFGEASFGINSSIAKEEKIYVGDVLKFYPKASVAEVKIVAHPLKVGDTIHIIGKTTGLVRQRVESMEIENHRIDQAEKGTVIGLKVNEKVREKDKVYIVKEK; encoded by the coding sequence ATGAAAAAGCCAGAAATACTATCTCCAGTAGGTCATTTTGAAGGATTGATGTCCGCAATAAAAGCCGGCGCTGATGCTGTATACATGGGACTTGAAAAACTAAATCAAAGAGCTGGAAAAGGCGGTTTTTCAAAAGAAGATATAAAAGAAATTAGGCTTATAACCAAAGACCACGGCATAAGGCAATATATAACGCTAAATTCTATAGTGTTTGATGAAGATTTGCCTTATTTGGAAGATGTACTTGATTTTTTAAAAGAAATAGAAGTTGATGCAGTTATAGCTTGGGATTTCTCGGTAGTGCTTGGAAGTATAAAAAGAGGTTTAGAAACACATATCTCTACAATGGCATCGGTATCAAACCACATATCTGGTAAATTCTATAAAGAACTTGGTGTAAAACGAATAGTTCCGGCAAAGGAGCTAGATTTAAACTCCATTAAAAGCTTAAAACAAAATACCGGATTAGAAGTGGAGGTTTTCGTCCATGGATCTATGTGTATGGCTGTATCCGGTAGATGTTTTTTGAGTCATGAGGTTTTTCAAAAATCCGGAAACAGAGGAGAGTGCTATCAAGTCTGTAGACACGAGTTTGATATAAAGGTAATATCGAAAAACTCTGGCACAGAGTATTACCTTGGTAGCGATTATGTTATGTCAGCCAAAGATCTTCTTACTATAAACTTTGCGGATAAGCTTATATGGGCAGACGCTTGGAAAATAGAAGGAAGAAACAAAAACCCAGATTATGTTTATATGACCACAAAAGCTTACAGAGAAGCCAGAGAACGTATATTAAACAACGAATGGTCACAAAAAGGCTATCAAGACCTTATAGATATGTTAGAAAGAGTATATCATAGGGAATGGGACGGTGGTTTTTACTTCGGCGAGGCTTCCTTTGGCATAAACTCATCTATAGCAAAAGAAGAAAAAATATACGTAGGAGATGTTTTAAAATTTTATCCAAAGGCTTCTGTGGCAGAGGTAAAAATAGTAGCACATCCTTTAAAAGTAGGCGATACCATACATATAATAGGAAAAACCACGGGCCTTGTAAGACAGAGAGTAGAATCCATGGAAATAGAAAATCACCGTATAGATCAAGCAGAAAAAGGCACAGTTATAGGTTTAAAAGTGAACGAAAAAGTAAGAGAAAAAGATAAAGTTTATATTGTAAAAGAAAAATAG